In Phaseolus vulgaris cultivar G19833 chromosome 3, P. vulgaris v2.0, whole genome shotgun sequence, the sequence aaatatatatattgaataCGATTCCAAGTCCTTATCTAATCCTAGATAGTTTTCAATGCTTATCCTTGCAGAGCACCTCCTTATCATCATAAACTTTGCCTCCTTCATTCAAAATTTGCAAGGTTCTTCCATTGTTAAActtcttgataaaaaaatcttatcataattcattttttatatttcttatttcttCCTATTAGGGTGAATTATAACTCAATGTTGTTGTTCTAATGGTACACTTGAAAGATAACAtaatcaataaaattaaaatctaaagaGGCTAATATATGATATGATAACAagtttcattattaaaaaatcattaaataaaaataaattttaagaataaaaataaattaattattatattaattaaattagatattattttagaaactaaaaaaattattgatatctaaatatttaaaaactatttattaataatgatagaaactaatctagataccaataatttttttagtctatctaatttaatcaaatataatcaattaattatttttttttaaattatttttttatttaaaaaaaaattaatattgttttcttcaaaaactCAAAGAGAACCAACTGTGTAAATTAACTCAgtgattaaaagaaaaaaaaaattccccGTAGTAATATTATACCGATTTTTTAACTAAAGCAAttcattattttgaaaaaatctcATGATTTTGACAATATTCAATTATTAATCCATTTTAGATGAGTTTGAAAATTTTCAGAAaagaaaattccaaaaataatgtatataattattaaatatattaataatcatTAAAAATTCAATCACTCTTAACAAAATCGTCATGTAATAAGAAAATAttggaatataaaaaaaaagttaatacaaACCTCACTATTAATTAACCGTTAccattaagaatatttttttaaaaaaaattaggctTTTTCAAACATGTGCTCCATACGTAATTGCAGTGATTGCAACCTTTATTGTTCATTATGAAAGGTCTTTTTCAAGGAAGAATTCGAATATTTTGGAAGTTTTATGGAAAACTGGTGGAATAATTAATGGGtggtatttaaaatttatattttaacatatttttaaattttagaatttttgttgaaaaataataactattatGTTTTTTATGGCCAATAActattatatatgttatattgaactaaaatctttatgttttttttactaAACACGTCTTATAACTATTTAGAAAAGCACAAATTCTTAGGGACATTTTCACATAGTGATATAAGTTATTTCTAAGTTTAAAGAATTAAAGGAGGTTGCGTGATGAAATTTGTTcgtaatatatataaacaagtaattttagtttttaaacatttttcagGAGGTAATACAAAAATGGATATAGATAAATGGACACGTATAAAAGAGATAAAACACcaaaatgattaaaattaatatcaacaaaataattcaaaatattacatCAATCCTCTTACTAGAGAATGTTTAACAATGCACAATGTAAAAGATTTGATGGTTGCATAAAAGTAGTATATATTATCTTCCCTTTAAATCCTCTCCCATAAAAGGGGTCATTCCATTTAATTTCAACTTTAATACTTGTTCTTTATATATTTCTTCAAAATTGTAATTTCTACtactaaaacatttattttcaagaaacaacaaaataaaatcagtagtataatctaaaataaagaCAATGCATGATAAAATAAACCAAATAATGTAATTATGTATGCAAGTGAATTAAACTAAATTTCATATATTGACATGATGCTCAAGCAAAAATGTTGTGGATTGAGTGAGGAAGGTTCAATAACCTCTCTCCTATTTTAAATAGTGAAGGTTGATCAAGTTATAATTGTTTATTCAAGCGACCTTAAAGTGAAGTTAATGCATCCAATTAATTGTGCAAGTATGTAATTGTTTGATGTTGTAATATTTGAGATTCTTAAGCTTGTTTTTGGGTAATTATACGAAAAGTTATTGAATGGATGTATGTATTTCTGAATTGAATTATTTGAGGTCACATTCCTAAGGTAATATGTTGAGCTATCTAAAGTTTGTAAGAACCCATTATTGAAAGGAGATATCCTTATTTTTCTAATGGTATAAATAAAGTAGATTAAGACATCAAGTGGCGAGAAGTTGCAAAAGAGTTCTTGCATCAGTGTTACATATGTTTGATTGCTCAGTTACTAGTGAATTTACTTTGACTTATAAAGTTGAGGTCCGAGTACAAATCAAAAGTGCTTAGAATGAGTGAAATCTTAGTCTCTAATGGTAGTGAGATATAACTAATACAAGTTCTATGGATGACTTACGTTTTGTTATTCTATATTAATTGGAATTGAGATTTTTAgactaatttaattttgaaatgaatAAGATGGATTTGGATTAACAGGGAtgtatattttctttataaaagcTTAGTAAATTTGATGGATATattataactaaattttatatatatatatatatatatataaaagaataatgaaATTTTTGGTGTATATATTTTGAAGATAGTATGAGGTGTTACATTTTacctattttatatttaaaaaatgtctcCTTccgtaatatattttttagttgtgtatttattgtattaattattttaaaaaatagtaaatattaataattaaatattttctctttattgTTAGAACTGAATAAAAGATATAGTTACTTGAAAAAATGGGGGATGatttatttaaaagtattaagaatgattttaaaacaacaatacacaatattaacaaatttaatgtaaaaaattaaatcaatcatttttataaaaatatgtgaATTAAATAAGAGAGTTTTATATGTTAGGACAGAAGGAAGgtgttattttatattgataCCAATTTTCTTTATAGAAATATATTTCTCTAAGAATAATATTTAAGATACTTTTtagttaattgaaaattaatatttttaattcatgtaTCAACGTTGATAACTTTCCTTCTTATTAGCATAAAAAAGTTCTTAATTAAGATTCATTCATGCATATGTGTTAAAAGAATGTTACTTAACATTGATATGTAGTATGAAAAGAATCTTAATTAACATTGATTATACATAAGATGTTTCAAAATTCAGATTCGATGGAATCTAATAGATCCGATTCAAAGAAAGTATCTCTCGAATTTCCCACCATAGCTGGTTACTTTTAGGATTTGACGAAAAGAAAAGGCACAAAACAGTGTATTTTTCTTCATCCAATCAAAAGCAAAACAATGATGAATcattaaatgttattaaaatgTGCAATAATTGACTTTAGGACCAAAGAGTTGGAATCATCCTGTGCCAAGATTCCAGTTCACGATATCAATGAAGTGTTCTAACAGTTCAAAATTCTCATCATTTTGGTAGATATTTTTTCATTGGTATGTCACAAAGAACCATTACCATTCACACAATCACACCCtctcttctctttttctttcttgtttacaGTGTCCGTACAATTCTTGGTTAAAGTACTTCCAAAAATGCAGATTGGCAGAGGTGGAGTCTTCTCACCCATGAATAGATTTTTGAGATTATGAAACCATTTAGTGCTTCAAAGTTTCAAACATTTCTCAATCATTTGGCCCACTATTGGTTTTTTTGTGTGGCTAGAAGCAACTGGGTGAATTTGTATTCACTGTTTGAGCTTTATTTAATGCATGATTGGGTACCACAGAGGCTGTTATCTTTTGACTTCTCTTTTTCTGACTACCTCTTCTTTCTGATCCATGGATTCCAAGGTAGTTGGTTGCTTTCCCCCATTCAATGTGCATCTCCATGCTTGACTTTCTGAAGATTCTTCGTCTTTTACTTCTCTTGTTACATTTGGGTGCTTCATGGTTAACTCAAAACTGAATTTTTACTCGTTTATATAGTTACCCCTTTCTTCATATCAGTGGAGAGGATCAGCTGACTTGTTAAGGTTTCAATGACTTATCATGGATGCCCTGATTATCAGTCTctattttgagtttttttctTAAGCAATCCTATTTGAAACACTGTCATCTGTCAACAATAAATGTAGACAAGACACTCATTTAAGGATTCAAACCTTATTCACCAAATTGTTGGAACTTGTCCCTTCTGCTAGATTTACCCCCTGCCGATCTAAGACCTGATGGTTGTGTTTGTGTGCACAATTTATCACTCCTGTTCAAATTGAGTTTTTCATCATCAAAAAGTAACTTTTAAGCCGTGTTTATGCAGTTCTGCACAATTTTCTTACAGTCTCAAAGAGATTCACCTCCTCCTTTATCAACTTGCATGGATTTCTAACCCCTTTTTGTGTGGATGAACTTTTTGCTTCTGGCATGCTAGTAATAGCTCATTCCAACTTGTACTTTTCTGAAGTGTGACTAATTCATGCTGCTTTCAGGAGTTTTCTGGTATTTGCTCCTTGGTTCCCTCATTATCTGAGAGCAGTTTGTGCACTACTGGATTGAAAATGTATTTGGTGGAGAGCAAAGGAGGTGCCATAGGATGCATGTTCTTGGCTCTTTTCTTCTTGGGAACATGGCCTGCCCTTTTGACCATGTTAGAGAGGCGTGGTCGTCTTCCTCAGCATACCTACCTTGAttactcaatcaccaatttctTTGCTGCTTTACTCATTGCCTTTACATTTGGTGAGATAGGCAAGGGTAAACCTGATGAGCCAAATTTCTTAGCTCAACTTGCTCAGGTATATATGAAGCCTATTTTCATTGTATTTTTGCTGTTGTTATCATCATAGAATAAAGGGTAGATTGCGTTTTGGTCTTAGACCTATGCAACTATACTttgaaaatgataattttagtCCTTTTCATTCATTTTAGAATAAGAAAAAACTTTGATTCAAGCTATTTCCAAGTAGTACCTATCACTAATCAGAACTGAAGTTTATTCTCTCAGTAGTACGAGATAATATTTAATGGGATATTCTATAGTTTTCTTAAtgtgaaattttgatttttacaaaaatttaattatacatTTGGTTTTTCAATATTCTAATATTAAACAATTCTAGTCCACTACTAATGTTTTTTTCAATTCCAACCGCAAAATGCTGatcaaattataataacaaacTCCTTCCTTCACTGCTTGTACCAGGTTTTCCACAATCCTTCTTTCTAATTTTGATAAATACACTAATCCTTTTCAAAAGTGAAGAGAGCATGTACATGTAGGAACGATCACAAAAAACTAGGGAAGGTTGGAGTATTTAGCTTAATATTCCAatcatttaaaagaaaagttgtTAGGTGACAATGAAGTATCTCGATTTCTGCTATATAATCAATGTAATGGATTTTTTCTTGTCAGTTGTAAAATTTAAAGATTTCCCACCTAAACATTAGTTCAGAATCTTCTAACAATTTcttcatttaaatttaaactcTAGTAACATCTACCATGTCTAATTATAATAATCTACAgctaaaatatatgtttttgacTTATTTATTTGGCTTACCATTAAGTTATTACATGCAGGATAATTGGCCCTCAGTTCTTTTTGCAATGGGGGGTGGTGTGGTCCTTAGCCTTGGGAATCTATCCTCACAATATGCATTTGCTTTTGTTGGGCTATCGGTTACTGAAGTGATCACGGCAAGCATAACTGTTGTTATAGGTAATTCAATCTCACAACCACTCCATGATAATTCAATAACTATAACAACAACAAATGGGGTTGGTTATTATCAAAGACATGatatcaaaatcatttaaagtttatcCTAGCGAGAGTTTGTTAAACACTCGCTATCAGACCATTATCGGATCATACATAAATGTATAATCTCGTGCACGAGTTGGAGAGTCTCGACATTATAgtggggtgtgttggagattccaTATCACTAGAAATACTTATAAAATTGAGTTGGACTTAAAATTAACTTCTTAATATATAGAAATCAGATTATGCCAATAAGTTTACAAACATAACTAAATGTTCAAGAAAAAATACACTCCATGAGGTGTGCATAGGTTATCTAATAATAATTTCTGACTTCTGTGATGATTTTCAGCTTGTTCCATTACTGAATTATAGCACTATCTTTGTTCCAATTGTAACAGGCACAACCGTGAATTACTTTTTGGATGACAAAATCAACAAAGCTGAGATCCTTTTCCCAGGAGTTGGTTGCTTTTTGATTGCAGTTTTTCTAGGTTCTGCCGTTCATTCATCCAATGCTTCTGATAATAAAGCAAAGCTCAACAATTACTCAAATGATTATAAAGAAGCAGCCATGTATGTGTTGTTTGCTACTGATAATGTAGTTTATATTGAGAGATGAATAGTAGTTAAATTTACTGTTAATGCACCTTACTGATtctctattattattattattcttattattttgtCAACTTGCTTTTAGTCCTGTATGTTTGTTTTAATCCTATTTTTTCTAGGGAGGGGGTGTGTTTTTCCTTGTTTTGAGCCCCTTATGGATTCCAGTCTTATACCTTGCAACTAGATCCTAACTCACATTATGTCAATGATGTATATTTTGATGTTGTCTTCTTTTGCCATCTAAATTTATCTGTGTTGCTAATTCTATCTGCAACCTTTTTTTTGCCAGCAGCTCTTCAAAGGAAAGAGATTTAGGTAAGAAGCTCTAATATGGTTCAATATGTGAGAAGGGAATTGTTATGTTTGAAAACATGTCAACTTATTCTACCTTTTCAACATATATTATTGCAGTGAAATCAAAAGATCTGGAGAGGGGAAGTAGTTCTGCAGACAATGTTGAAGCAGGAACTGCAGTTTTCCTCATAGAGCTTGAGGAAAGAAGAGCAATTAAGGCATGTAACTAtactttttaatatgtttaatgtGGTATGGGATAATGACTTAGTCATGCATTCTACTAATCAACCTTGCATGCCACATACACTTGTCAGAAACCAAATCCTTGGCCTAATATCTCACCTAAATTCTACTTCAGGTGTTTGGGAAAAGCACTTTGATTGGATTGTCTCTAACTTTCTCTGCTGGACTTTGCTTCTCTATGTTCTCACCAGCATTCAACTTGGCAACAAATGATCAGTGGCATACCTTGGAAAAAGGGATTCCCCATTTGACAGTTTACACTGCCTTCTTCTATTTTTCAATCTCTTGTTTTGTTATTGCCATAATTCTAAACATCACCTTCCTCTACCACCCTGTCCTAAACCTACCCAAGTCATCATTGAAGGCTTATTTGGCAGACTCTGATGGCAGAATGTGGGCCTTGTTGGCTGGTCTCCTTTGTGGGTTTGGGAATGGTCTCCAATTTATGGGGGGTCAAGCTGCAGGATATGCAGCAGCAGATGCTGTTCAGGTTAGTCTTGTtacttctttaaaaaaaaatgaatttaattgaAATGCAGTGACATTGTAAAAGTTGTTTGCATTGTCATTGAATCATATATTGTAGTGTATGATAAAATTAACCAAACATCAAATGACCTTAAAACAATGTAGCACTTTGTTTGTTATAAATACAAGTTTAACAACTGAAAATGAAAGTAAAAACCAGCCAAAAACCACCAAatgtaataaattattgaatcaTTTCATCATCTGAACAATGTGTGTTGATCAAACAGGCACTTCCACTTGTAAGCACTTTCTGGGGTGTTGTTCTATTTGGAGAGTACAGAAGATCATCAAGAAGAACATATGCACTGCTAGGAAGCATGTTGTTTATGTTTATTGTGGCTGTTGGTGTGCTGATGGCATCATCAGGGCACAGAAGCAGTTCTCACACTGCCAAGGAATAATTGGCAGCACATAAGTTAGTAAAATAGTGCCTAGTCCAAAGGGAGAAGCATTCTCTTTGTTCATTGGTGTGAATAAGAGAAGGGAAAAAGGGTATTATAAGAAAAGGGTGtagaagaagaaataaagcAGGAACATAGTTGTAATATTGttattgaaatatatttatctttGTTTTTGCAGAATTTTTGTGAATATTTCAACTTTCAAACTGCAATTTGTACCATGAAATATATATTGTTGTTCTGGttgtattttattgtttatttattgcCTTATTACATGCTTTCAAAATACTAGTCACTACAATAttcaaagataaaaaatattaaacagaGCATCTATATTGGTCCAATTGAAAAAAGTCTCAATTTATCAGACAAAAATGAACAAATCTTGAGAAATAAGACGGAAAAACATTGTATCCAAAATGAATTTCTAACACAACATATTATCTACATTCTCATTGTCCATTGTTGAAGAGAAGTAGAAGACTGGTTTTGTAATTATTTTCCAGTTAACATGACATACTCACATCATTCTTGTATACTTACTATTCATTTTCTCTTTGTTTTTCAAAGCAAATTCGAATATGCCAGGAGGCAAGTTATGATGAAGAGAGCACATGATTataaaatacaagaaaatcacgaaataaaaaccaattttagagacaaaaaataattagttgctatagtgactaaattttTGTAGagactaatttttatttttattttaaattagtttctattattgttaaataattttcaaattggtatctaattagctaccacggttttaactaccaattatttagattctaaatttgggaGCAAAAACCTTGgaagctaattagatacaaatttagaaacaatttaacaataatagaagctaatttagaaaccaaaagtttttttagtttctaagttgatctctaatttagtcactataacaactaattattttagtctctaaaattagttgttaattattttagtctctaaaattagtttttatttcatgatttttcttGTTGAGGTAGTGTTGCAATTGGTGAGGGATTATGGCACAAAAGAATAAGAGAATTTATGATGAACTAAATAACCTATTACTATTTAGATTAAATAGGACTCCTATTATTTCTAGTGTTACCTCTATTAAGCTTAACACTAACTGAATTTAAGTTTGGATATATTAACATTTAATTCGATTAAAAAAATGGATTGAGCTGAGTTGTGTTggatttttgtatttattttcttaGATTTAATCCAACCCAATTTAAATtggattatttttaatttaactaactCAACATCTGAAAGTAAAAACGATTTAATTTTACTTGTTAATCAAATTTAacttggtattttttttttgttctatttAATTTGGTTTGGTCAAGACAATCTAAACTCAGATAGTTTTCTCACAAATTGGGAGAGAAGAAATTATTgtctaacataaaaaaaagatattatttttcttatcctTATATTTATCACTGGAGAAGGGAAATTGTGAAGTTAAAAACCAAATAAGCAAATGGAGATATTGTTTGGTGAACTTAATAAATATTGTACATTTTTTATTGAGTTAGTTATAATGTCTTTGAGTACTTTTCACTCACATGTAACCAACGTCTTGTACCACTGATGAGGGGATGTCTACAGTTGTTGCTGGGAGATATGTACTAAGGAATCATAACAACATTTGTACTTGCTTAAGTGTGAATATTTGAGATCTTCTTTGATATTTATTCtagtttttttaacttttatgatTTTTGTCTTGGTGTTATTTGATATTAATATCGTACTagttcttttattatttttaaatttaatttgttattagGTAGAGATGGTAGTGTGGGATTGACTATGTCGATCGATCCGCAGTCTGTTATTAAAAAGTGAGACTGACTCACTAATCTAACTTGTTGATCTGTTTAGGTCGACTCTGCATATCTTGCAGTCCGTGGGAGCCACAATGGGTATGGTGGATTGAcccacataaataaaaaaaaattattttattttttctgcaaaaaaaaatcataccccACTTACTCATTATTATAGTGTCaccttcattttattttatttagaataaataaatttaatgtactaaaacaTGTAACGTTTTATTTTAACCATCTAATGAGTTAATATTAAGAGTGGCGTtagatttagttttaagtaaagtctaatatttaaaattttataataaaaaaataatataaaaaagaaatttcaataaaatactctttaaaaaattattcatctttattaaaatatttatagaaaaactTTGTTTTGATAAGATACtttaatacatttatatatatagggAAAATAAATGTAAGATAAAACTTTAATTACTTTTACCCATATTAGTAATTTGAGAATATAATTGCACCAATGTTTTTATGTGATTATATAAGTATGTtgtgataattattttatttacaagaggttgcaaatagaaaaaaaagaaagtctctttttaatttgtaaaatataattaactactattttcttttcctattttatcattcatgtttttctttcttattttctttaaagtTTCCACATCTAATTATTCTTGCTTTTTATGAACTCCTTCCAAGAGTAAACATAGAACACCCTAACTTGATGCTTGATTTGCATGCAAGGATTTTGAGGTGTGGAGAGAGTTGATTTTGATTCTTGAAGTGTTAAATGAATAGATTTTATCTCTGTGAGGTGATTCCTTTAACCTAATGGTTTTAGTGTAATAAAATTGGCTTGTTTTTTTGTTTGGGTTTTAGGCTAAGATAGTTTGTATAAGAATAACAAGAGAAGAGATGGTGAGCTTTATGTCTTTGGTATTGCGGTTGGTGTTGAGAGAATAAAACTCATTATCTTTGCtaacaattacatttataatACTTACAGTAATTGATTCTTAAATGCTTTTATGagcatttatttaaaaatattaattcaacAATTAAAACAGAAGAATAAAATATCATGTGCACTTATGTGCATTTATGTGCAATTACAAAAACACAATATCTAACACTCTCCTTGGTTTTTGAATTGCAAACTCCAATCTTCTTTCTTAAGCATTCAAATTTGCTAATTGGAAGTGGCTTGGTAAACAaatctgcaatttttttttctcttttcatcCTCACTTTGCTTAATCTCCATTCAACACCTTTGAATTTGACATAAAGTGCAAATTCAGAAAGACTTTTGTCAAAGCCTAAACTGAGAAGATAATCATCTTATACCATGCTCTGAGAGCCTATTTTAAGCCCTAAAGAACTTCAGACAGCCTACaaactttgtatttttttcctTCCACAATGAAACCTTTAGGTTGCTCAACATAAATTTCCTCTTCAAGAAATCCATTTAGGAGTGCtgacttgacatccatttgatgtACCTCTCTATCTTGAGGTATGTCAACAAGCTCTCAAGTTTTGTTCTTCTCAATCATATACAACTCCTCCTCCATTGCTTTTTTCCACTTTGGGTCATTGATAACTTCTGTCAGGTTCACATACTGCAAGGTTACATCTCTGATATATGTCAGAGAGTAATCGAGTGCCTTTAATTGGTGGATCATCTTTCATTTCAGATTTTTGCATCGTGAGAAGCCCTTGACCAAGTTTCTTGTGCCATAACTCAACAGTATTTTTCTTTGTTGAAAATATTGTTTGCTCCTCTTGAAATAGATCTAATGAGAAACTTTTGCCTCTCATTTTTACCTTGAACCCATCTTGTCTTATAGCATCATTGATCAAACAAACAGTGGTTATCTTCAAAAAAAACACCTTGAAGCCTTTTTGTAGCAACTGACCAACACTCAATATAACACATCAGTAATAGCTTTAGTGCCTGAATGTGTTGCTACAACAATGGTTCATATTCCTTTTACTGGAATGTGACCCCATGACCCCATGGCCTATCTTGACCTTTGAAACTTTTGAAGGCATCAACTCCTTGAAAAGTTCTTTGTCATAAGTCATATGATTTGTGCATCCACTGTCAAATAGCCAAGATGCACTTGAAATATTGTTGGAGAAACCAGTAGCAACGAAAATTTCATCCTCCTCCTCATTTGCAATTTGAGCATCTACGTCTTGTTGCTGactttggtttctacaaatgacTGCCTCATGcctaagttgattgcacttgctGCACTTAGCATCAATTCTTCTCCAACATTTGAATGTTGGATGGCCTTTCTTTCCACAGTGTTAGCAAGGTTGATAGGTTTTCTTTTTATACCTGTTGTAATGATTTCCTGTTAAGGCTCTTTCTACTAGTCTATCTTGTCTCATGACTCTTCTTTGttcttgtgcttgtaaagcattTAAGAGTTCTGCAAGAGAAATCTTTGATAAGTCCTGTATGTTTTGC encodes:
- the LOC137806378 gene encoding probable ureide permease A3 isoform X2, encoding MDSKEFSGICSLVPSLSESSLCTTGLKMYLVESKGGAIGCMFLALFFLGTWPALLTMLERRGRLPQHTYLDYSITNFFAALLIAFTFGEIGKGKPDEPNFLAQLAQDNWPSVLFAMGGGVVLSLGNLSSQYAFAFVGLSVTEVITASITVVIGTTVNYFLDDKINKAEILFPGVGCFLIAVFLGSAVHSSNASDNKAKLNNYSNDYKEAAISSKERDLVKSKDLERGSSSADNVEAGTAVFLIELEERRAIKVFGKSTLIGLSLTFSAGLCFSMFSPAFNLATNDQWHTLEKGIPHLTVYTAFFYFSISCFVIAIILNITFLYHPVLNLPKSSLKAYLADSDGRMWALLAGLLCGFGNGLQFMGGQAAGYAAADAVQALPLVSTFWGVVLFGEYRRSSRRTYALLGSMLFMFIVAVGVLMASSGHRSSSHTAKE
- the LOC137806378 gene encoding probable ureide permease A3 isoform X1, producing MDSKEFSGICSLVPSLSESSLCTTGLKMYLVESKGGAIGCMFLALFFLGTWPALLTMLERRGRLPQHTYLDYSITNFFAALLIAFTFGEIGKGKPDEPNFLAQLAQDNWPSVLFAMGGGVVLSLGNLSSQYAFAFVGLSVTEVITASITVVIGTTVNYFLDDKINKAEILFPGVGCFLIAVFLGSAVHSSNASDNKAKLNNYSNDYKEAAISSSKERDLVKSKDLERGSSSADNVEAGTAVFLIELEERRAIKVFGKSTLIGLSLTFSAGLCFSMFSPAFNLATNDQWHTLEKGIPHLTVYTAFFYFSISCFVIAIILNITFLYHPVLNLPKSSLKAYLADSDGRMWALLAGLLCGFGNGLQFMGGQAAGYAAADAVQALPLVSTFWGVVLFGEYRRSSRRTYALLGSMLFMFIVAVGVLMASSGHRSSSHTAKE
- the LOC137806378 gene encoding probable ureide permease A3 isoform X3, with product MYLVESKGGAIGCMFLALFFLGTWPALLTMLERRGRLPQHTYLDYSITNFFAALLIAFTFGEIGKGKPDEPNFLAQLAQDNWPSVLFAMGGGVVLSLGNLSSQYAFAFVGLSVTEVITASITVVIGTTVNYFLDDKINKAEILFPGVGCFLIAVFLGSAVHSSNASDNKAKLNNYSNDYKEAAISSSKERDLVKSKDLERGSSSADNVEAGTAVFLIELEERRAIKVFGKSTLIGLSLTFSAGLCFSMFSPAFNLATNDQWHTLEKGIPHLTVYTAFFYFSISCFVIAIILNITFLYHPVLNLPKSSLKAYLADSDGRMWALLAGLLCGFGNGLQFMGGQAAGYAAADAVQALPLVSTFWGVVLFGEYRRSSRRTYALLGSMLFMFIVAVGVLMASSGHRSSSHTAKE
- the LOC137806378 gene encoding probable ureide permease A3 isoform X4 translates to MYLVESKGGAIGCMFLALFFLGTWPALLTMLERRGRLPQHTYLDYSITNFFAALLIAFTFGEIGKGKPDEPNFLAQLAQDNWPSVLFAMGGGVVLSLGNLSSQYAFAFVGLSVTEVITASITVVIGTTVNYFLDDKINKAEILFPGVGCFLIAVFLGSAVHSSNASDNKAKLNNYSNDYKEAAISSKERDLVKSKDLERGSSSADNVEAGTAVFLIELEERRAIKVFGKSTLIGLSLTFSAGLCFSMFSPAFNLATNDQWHTLEKGIPHLTVYTAFFYFSISCFVIAIILNITFLYHPVLNLPKSSLKAYLADSDGRMWALLAGLLCGFGNGLQFMGGQAAGYAAADAVQALPLVSTFWGVVLFGEYRRSSRRTYALLGSMLFMFIVAVGVLMASSGHRSSSHTAKE
- the LOC137839001 gene encoding uncharacterized protein, with the translated sequence MFVTVSKRFGATITIMQNIQDLSKISLAELLNALQAQEQRRVMRQDRLVERALTGNHYNSKCNQLRHEAVICRNQSQQQDVDAQIANEEEDEIFVATGFSNNISSASWLFDSGCTNHMTYDKELFKELMPSKVSKVKIGHGLLQKGFKVFFLKITTVCLINDAIRQDGFKVKMRGKSFSLDLFQEEQTIFSTKKNTVELWHKKLGQGLLTMQKSEMKDDPPIKGTRLLSDIYQRCNLAVCEPDRSYQ